One segment of Palaemon carinicauda isolate YSFRI2023 chromosome 35, ASM3689809v2, whole genome shotgun sequence DNA contains the following:
- the LOC137627851 gene encoding pigment-dispersing hormone type 1-like: MQAKFVALLVAIVAVALSCYATAQEDLTNTERQVVAELAAQILRVSHGPWSAAEAHKRNSGMINSILGIPKIMSEAGKK; encoded by the exons ATGCAGGCTAAATTCGTCGCCCTCCTTGTGGCAATAGTAGCTGTTGCTCTCTCCTGTTATGCAACAGCCCAGGAAGATCTCACGAATACAGAGAGACAG GTCGTGGCAGAACTGGCAGCCCAAATCCTGCGTGTGTCCCACGGACCCTGGAGTGCAGCAGAGGCTCACAAGAGGAACTCGGGAATGATCAACTCTATCCTCGGCATTCCTAAGATCATGAGCGAGGCTGGAAAGAAATAA
- the LOC137627850 gene encoding pigment-dispersing hormone type 1-like, producing MQVKFVALLVAIVAVALSCYATAQEDLTNTERQVVAELAAQILRVSHGPWSAAEAHKRNSGMINSILGIPKIMSEAGKK from the exons ATGCAGGTTAAATTCGTCGCCCTCCTTGTGGCAATAGTAGCTGTTGCTCTCTCCTGCTATGCAACGGCTCAGGAAGATCTCACGAATACAGAGAGACAG GTCGTGGCAGAACTGGCAGCCCAAATCCTGCGTGTGTCCCACGGACCCTGGAGTGCAGCAGAGGCTCACAAGAGGAACTCGGGAATGATCAATTCTATCCTCGGCATTCCTAAGATCATGAGCGAGGCTGGAAAGAAATAA